In Desulfonatronospira thiodismutans ASO3-1, a single window of DNA contains:
- a CDS encoding ammonium transporter, which translates to MEGLLELSYALDTFYFLLSGLLVMWMAAGFTMLESGLVRSKNTVEILTKNVALYSIACIMYMLVGYNIMYGDGSSVIPGISFLIGGDNTVAQVVGGGDDAPYYSDISDFFFQVVFVATAMSIISGAVAERMKLWAFLLFAVILTGVLYPVHGYWTWGGGFLDELGYADYAGSGIVHMAGAAAALAGVILLGARKGKYGPGGKVNAIPGANMPLATLGTFILWMGWFGFNGGSELKVSDVESANAVAMVFANTNIAAASGLVVALIVSKLWFGKADLTMALNGALAGLVAITAEPSLPPMILASFIGAVGGAIVVGSIVALDKFLKIDDPVGAISVHGVVGVWGILAVLLSNPDATIGGQLAGIGVIFAWMFGTAFIVWYAIKAIMGIRVSEEEEYEGLDMADCGMTAYPEFVGSKGTK; encoded by the coding sequence GTGGAAGGTTTATTGGAACTCAGTTATGCTCTGGATACGTTTTACTTTTTGCTGTCAGGGCTGTTGGTCATGTGGATGGCTGCCGGATTTACCATGCTTGAATCCGGCCTGGTCAGATCCAAGAACACCGTTGAGATACTGACCAAGAATGTCGCCCTGTACTCCATTGCCTGCATCATGTACATGCTGGTGGGCTACAATATTATGTACGGCGATGGCAGTTCGGTGATTCCGGGCATCAGCTTTCTTATAGGCGGTGACAACACCGTGGCCCAGGTGGTGGGCGGTGGAGACGATGCTCCCTACTACTCGGATATATCCGACTTTTTCTTTCAGGTGGTCTTTGTGGCCACGGCCATGTCCATCATATCCGGTGCTGTTGCAGAACGTATGAAGCTGTGGGCTTTTCTGCTCTTTGCAGTCATACTCACAGGCGTACTGTACCCGGTTCACGGCTACTGGACCTGGGGTGGCGGATTTCTGGATGAACTGGGTTACGCTGACTACGCCGGCTCAGGCATTGTGCACATGGCCGGTGCCGCTGCAGCCCTGGCCGGTGTTATTCTTCTCGGTGCCAGAAAGGGCAAATACGGCCCCGGCGGAAAGGTAAACGCCATACCCGGTGCCAACATGCCCCTGGCAACCCTGGGAACCTTTATTCTCTGGATGGGCTGGTTCGGCTTCAACGGCGGTTCCGAGCTCAAGGTATCGGATGTTGAGTCAGCCAACGCCGTGGCCATGGTTTTCGCCAATACCAATATCGCCGCAGCCTCAGGCTTAGTGGTGGCCCTCATTGTATCCAAACTCTGGTTCGGCAAGGCTGATCTGACCATGGCCCTAAACGGTGCCCTGGCCGGACTGGTGGCCATCACTGCCGAGCCCAGCCTGCCTCCCATGATCCTGGCTTCCTTTATCGGTGCTGTGGGTGGGGCAATAGTTGTTGGCTCAATCGTGGCTTTGGACAAGTTCCTCAAGATAGACGACCCTGTGGGTGCTATATCCGTGCACGGTGTAGTAGGTGTCTGGGGCATTCTGGCAGTGCTTCTCTCCAACCCTGACGCCACCATTGGCGGGCAGCTGGCTGGAATCGGAGTTATTTTCGCATGGATGTTCGGCACAGCCTTTATAGTCTGGTATGCCATCAAGGCCATAATGGGTATCAGAGTAAGTGAGGAAGAAGAGTACGAGGGCCTGGATATGGCTGACTGCGGAATGACTGCCTACCCGGAATTCGTTGGCTCCAAGGGGACCAAATAG
- a CDS encoding DUF1538 domain-containing protein, whose amino-acid sequence MTSLILEFLDVSHVLVNVLMAVGPLLAFFIFFQFAYLQLDRQYVINLFKGVVLAIAGLTLFLQGVEVGFMPVGAEMGEIMNNFENLWILIPIGFVLGLVATIAEPAVRILCYNVERASAGSLGQMFMLITLSLGVGVFVAMGMGKIIFGFSIYYILLPGYILALLMMKLSEQSFISIAFDAGGVATGPMTVTFVMAIALGLAEAMEGRSAIHDGFGLIALVALAPILSVMTVGVFLNLKTRRK is encoded by the coding sequence ATGACCTCGCTTATCCTTGAATTTCTGGACGTAAGTCATGTCCTGGTCAATGTGCTCATGGCTGTTGGCCCGCTTCTGGCTTTTTTTATATTTTTTCAGTTCGCCTATCTCCAACTGGACCGCCAGTATGTCATCAACCTGTTCAAAGGTGTTGTGCTGGCCATTGCCGGACTGACCCTTTTTCTTCAGGGTGTGGAGGTCGGCTTTATGCCGGTGGGCGCTGAGATGGGCGAGATAATGAACAACTTTGAAAACCTCTGGATCCTGATCCCCATCGGATTTGTCCTGGGCCTGGTAGCCACTATTGCCGAGCCAGCAGTCCGTATCCTGTGCTACAATGTCGAAAGGGCCTCCGCCGGCAGTCTGGGCCAGATGTTTATGCTCATAACCCTTTCCCTGGGAGTGGGTGTCTTTGTGGCCATGGGCATGGGTAAAATCATTTTCGGGTTTTCCATCTACTACATCCTGCTGCCCGGCTATATTCTGGCCCTTTTAATGATGAAGCTGAGCGAGCAGTCCTTTATATCCATTGCCTTTGACGCCGGGGGCGTGGCCACCGGTCCCATGACGGTGACTTTTGTAATGGCCATCGCTCTGGGTCTTGCCGAAGCCATGGAAGGCAGAAGCGCCATACACGATGGTTTCGGCCTCATTGCCCTGGTGGCTCTGGCCCCCATCTTATCAGTAATGACCGTGGGAGTATTTCTAAACCTAAAGACCAGGAGGAAATGA
- a CDS encoding GNAT family N-acetyltransferase has protein sequence MMVENFEKVQSQAQIKRTSLLARKIWQEHYTPIIGIEQVEYMLKNFQSPEAISDQLQNGAVYYLVVSAGEDSGYLALEPDPEMASAKLSKIYVLKDKRRCGLGRKTLEFAEMLCRDMGVKDLWLTVNRHNHAAIAFYRQEGFTAAETVVQDIGGGFVMDDYKMVKSLSRG, from the coding sequence ATGATGGTTGAGAATTTTGAAAAGGTACAGAGCCAGGCACAGATAAAAAGGACTTCCTTGTTGGCCCGAAAAATATGGCAGGAGCATTACACGCCCATCATAGGCATAGAGCAGGTGGAGTACATGCTAAAAAATTTTCAGAGTCCAGAGGCCATAAGTGACCAATTGCAAAACGGGGCAGTGTACTACCTTGTGGTAAGCGCTGGTGAGGACTCCGGATACCTGGCCCTGGAGCCCGATCCTGAAATGGCATCGGCCAAGCTGAGCAAAATATATGTGCTAAAGGATAAAAGGCGTTGCGGGCTGGGCAGAAAGACTCTGGAATTTGCCGAGATGCTTTGCCGGGATATGGGGGTCAAGGATTTATGGCTTACCGTGAACAGGCACAACCACGCAGCAATCGCCTTCTACCGGCAGGAAGGGTTTACCGCCGCCGAGACCGTGGTGCAGGACATAGGCGGCGGCTTTGTTATGGATGATTACAAAATGGTCAAAAGTCTCAGTCGAGGATGA
- a CDS encoding glutamine synthetase family protein codes for MDVPVFNCKNPDDVIKAVKEYDVSFIQFWFVDVLGTLKSFQVTPSELDAAFDEGMGFDGSSIEGFSRIHESDMVAIPDPCTFQMVSWRPAEKPVARMFCDIKNPDLTPYEGDSRYVLKRVLKRAAEKGYDFFVGPELEFFLFEDSTAPKGIDVGGYFDAPPLDRANDIRRDIIFALNKMGIQVEYSHHEVAPSQHEIDLRYQEALKMADQAITYRVIVKEIARKHGCYATFMPKPLFGENGSGMHVHQSLFKNGKNAFYDPKGEFNLSSDGKSYIAGLLTHAKELTAVCNQWVNSYKRLVPGYEAPVYVAWARRNRSSLVRVPMYKPGKEEATRVELRSPDPACNLYLAFASMLAAGLEGMEAGYSLPAPVEEDIFEMNVQERAKHGIDSLPGSLHEAVNELSKSSVIREALGDHIFNKFVENKIIEWDNYRIQITEYELNKYLPVL; via the coding sequence ATGGATGTACCAGTTTTTAATTGCAAAAATCCCGATGATGTTATCAAGGCGGTCAAGGAGTATGATGTAAGCTTTATCCAGTTCTGGTTTGTGGATGTTCTGGGGACACTCAAGAGTTTTCAGGTCACCCCCAGCGAGCTGGATGCAGCATTTGACGAGGGCATGGGCTTTGACGGATCATCTATCGAGGGCTTTTCCAGGATACACGAAAGCGACATGGTAGCCATCCCGGATCCCTGCACCTTTCAGATGGTCTCCTGGCGTCCCGCGGAAAAGCCCGTGGCCCGGATGTTCTGCGACATCAAAAACCCGGACCTTACTCCTTATGAGGGAGACAGCCGCTATGTCCTGAAAAGAGTTCTCAAGAGAGCTGCAGAAAAGGGTTACGACTTTTTTGTCGGTCCCGAGCTCGAGTTTTTCCTTTTCGAGGACTCCACCGCTCCCAAGGGGATAGATGTGGGCGGATACTTCGACGCACCTCCCCTGGACCGGGCCAACGACATCCGCAGGGATATCATATTCGCCCTGAACAAGATGGGTATCCAGGTGGAATACAGCCATCACGAGGTGGCCCCCAGTCAGCACGAAATCGACCTGCGCTACCAGGAGGCCCTGAAGATGGCTGATCAGGCCATAACCTACCGGGTTATCGTCAAGGAGATCGCCCGCAAGCACGGCTGCTACGCCACTTTCATGCCCAAGCCCCTGTTCGGGGAAAACGGAAGCGGCATGCATGTGCACCAGTCGCTTTTCAAAAACGGCAAAAACGCCTTTTATGATCCCAAAGGTGAGTTCAACCTGAGCTCCGACGGCAAGAGCTATATTGCCGGCCTGTTAACCCACGCCAAGGAACTTACAGCCGTGTGCAACCAGTGGGTCAACTCCTACAAAAGGCTGGTTCCCGGATATGAGGCCCCGGTATACGTGGCCTGGGCCAGGCGCAACCGTTCCTCCCTGGTAAGGGTGCCCATGTACAAGCCGGGCAAGGAAGAGGCCACCCGCGTAGAGCTTCGCTCCCCGGACCCGGCCTGCAACCTGTACCTGGCTTTCGCCTCCATGCTGGCCGCCGGACTGGAAGGCATGGAAGCAGGCTACTCCCTGCCCGCGCCGGTGGAAGAGGACATCTTTGAAATGAACGTCCAGGAGAGGGCCAAACACGGCATCGACAGCCTGCCCGGCAGCCTGCACGAAGCTGTAAACGAGCTGTCCAAGAGTTCAGTCATCCGCGAGGCCCTGGGTGATCATATCTTCAACAAGTTTGTTGAAAACAAGATCATCGAATGGGACAATTACCGCATTCAGATCACCGAGTACGAGTTGAATAAATATCTGCCGGTATTGTAA
- a CDS encoding catalase, with translation MADNQGKPTTNDAGMPVSSDEFSLTVGPDGPILLQDHYLLEQMANFNREMIPDRQPHAKGSGAFGHFEVTSDVSAYTKASLFQPGAKTEVLARFSTVAGESGSPDTWRDVRGFAVKFYTPEGNYDMVGNNTPVFFIRDPMKFQHFIHSQKRRADTGLRCHDMQWDFWTLSPESAHQVTILMSDRGVPRTYRHMNGYTSHTYMWVNAKGEKFWVKYHFKTDQGIEFLTDEEADRIAGQDADYHRRDLAEAIKRGENPSWTLKVQIMPFEDAKTYRYNPFDLTKVWPHSDYPLHEVGRLTLNRNPADFHAEIEQAAFEPNSFVPGIGPSPDRMLQARLFSYADAHRARLGVNYKQIPVNRPKAPVHSYSKGGAMRIENVSDPVYAPNSKGGPSADPKRYPEEAVWEASGEFMRTAYTLRKDDDDFGQPGTLVREVMDEAQRERLVSNVVGHLKKGVSGPILERALEYWRNIDKDIGERIAKGVKGS, from the coding sequence ATGGCAGACAATCAGGGAAAACCCACAACCAATGACGCCGGAATGCCGGTATCCAGCGATGAGTTTTCATTGACTGTAGGCCCGGACGGCCCCATCCTGCTTCAGGACCATTATCTGCTGGAGCAGATGGCCAATTTCAACCGGGAAATGATCCCGGATCGCCAGCCCCATGCCAAGGGTTCCGGGGCCTTCGGGCACTTTGAGGTCACCAGTGACGTGAGCGCCTATACCAAGGCGTCATTATTCCAGCCAGGGGCCAAGACAGAGGTCCTGGCCCGCTTTTCCACCGTTGCCGGAGAGTCCGGCAGCCCGGATACCTGGCGGGACGTGCGCGGTTTTGCTGTCAAATTCTACACCCCGGAAGGCAACTACGACATGGTGGGCAACAACACTCCGGTGTTTTTTATTCGCGACCCCATGAAATTCCAGCACTTCATCCACTCCCAGAAACGCCGGGCTGACACCGGCCTGCGCTGTCACGACATGCAGTGGGACTTCTGGACCCTGTCTCCGGAATCCGCTCACCAGGTAACCATTCTCATGAGCGATCGCGGGGTGCCCAGAACCTACCGGCATATGAACGGCTACACCAGTCACACCTATATGTGGGTCAACGCCAAAGGCGAGAAGTTCTGGGTCAAATACCACTTCAAGACGGACCAGGGCATTGAGTTTCTAACAGATGAAGAAGCAGATAGAATCGCCGGCCAGGACGCCGACTACCACCGCCGGGACCTGGCCGAGGCCATTAAGCGCGGTGAAAATCCCAGCTGGACCCTCAAGGTGCAGATCATGCCCTTTGAAGACGCCAAAACCTACCGTTACAACCCCTTTGATCTGACCAAGGTCTGGCCTCACAGCGACTACCCCCTGCACGAGGTGGGACGGCTGACTTTGAACCGCAATCCGGCCGACTTTCATGCCGAGATTGAGCAGGCCGCCTTTGAGCCCAACAGCTTTGTGCCCGGCATCGGCCCCAGCCCGGATCGCATGCTTCAGGCCCGGCTTTTTTCCTATGCCGATGCTCACAGGGCCAGACTCGGGGTCAATTACAAACAGATCCCGGTCAACCGGCCCAAGGCACCGGTACACAGCTACAGCAAAGGCGGGGCCATGCGCATTGAAAACGTCTCCGATCCTGTATACGCCCCCAACTCCAAGGGCGGACCCAGCGCCGACCCAAAGCGTTATCCCGAAGAAGCCGTCTGGGAGGCCTCTGGAGAATTTATGCGCACCGCCTATACCCTGCGCAAGGATGACGACGATTTCGGCCAGCCCGGTACCCTGGTGCGCGAGGTCATGGATGAGGCCCAGCGTGAAAGGCTGGTGTCCAATGTTGTGGGACATCTCAAAAAAGGCGTCAGCGGCCCCATTCTGGAGCGGGCTCTGGAGTACTGGCGCAATATTGACAAGGATATCGGCGAGCGCATCGCCAAAGGGGTGAAAGGAAGCTGA
- a CDS encoding YeeE/YedE thiosulfate transporter family protein gives MPKSTAWSPYLAGALSGLVVILSVWIAGQYFGASTSFVRAAGMIEGLIAPERLEQLEYYVQVAPQVDWQWMFVTGILVGSFIAARTSGSFKVQWVPDMWQQNFGFTPVKRGLMAFAGGAVAMFGARMADGUPSGHGLSGTLQLSVSGLISLIFFLGAGIIMARIIYGGAKS, from the coding sequence ATGCCCAAGAGTACAGCATGGAGCCCATATCTGGCCGGCGCTCTGAGCGGACTGGTGGTGATCCTGTCCGTATGGATAGCCGGTCAGTATTTCGGAGCATCCACAAGTTTTGTCAGAGCAGCAGGCATGATTGAAGGCCTCATCGCACCGGAGAGGCTGGAGCAGCTGGAATATTATGTCCAGGTGGCTCCCCAGGTTGACTGGCAGTGGATGTTTGTCACCGGAATTCTGGTGGGTTCTTTTATCGCCGCCAGAACCTCCGGCTCCTTCAAGGTGCAGTGGGTCCCGGACATGTGGCAGCAGAACTTCGGGTTCACCCCGGTCAAGCGCGGCCTCATGGCTTTTGCCGGAGGTGCCGTGGCCATGTTCGGAGCCAGAATGGCCGATGGCTGACCCAGCGGACACGGGTTGAGCGGTACGCTTCAACTTTCCGTCAGCGGCCTCATCTCCCTGATATTTTTCCTGGGTGCCGGAATCATCATGGCCAGGATTATCTATGGAGGTGCTAAATCATGA
- a CDS encoding nitroreductase family protein, with product MQVHEAIEKRRSIRKFADDPVSRDEIMKLLEAARLAPSAMNAQPWRFKIVDGREDIQWLSGSPTRGQKWVAGAGAVLICCADITRFLEDARAAVRFLRDSAVLPPEMQAGVEDYVEKAQNAPTEVLRGAVGMNCSIALTHIMLRATEMDLGTCWIGMYDEEALRQRFNLPQQAAVMALLAVGRPAESPEPRPRKAMEEIILD from the coding sequence ATGCAGGTACACGAGGCCATTGAAAAAAGACGCAGCATCAGAAAGTTTGCAGACGATCCCGTCTCCAGGGATGAAATCATGAAGCTTCTGGAGGCGGCCAGGCTGGCCCCTTCAGCCATGAACGCCCAGCCCTGGAGATTCAAAATCGTAGACGGCAGGGAAGACATCCAGTGGCTGTCGGGTTCCCCAACCCGGGGCCAGAAATGGGTGGCCGGAGCAGGTGCGGTGCTCATCTGCTGCGCAGACATCACCCGGTTTCTGGAGGATGCCAGGGCAGCGGTGCGTTTTCTGCGCGACAGCGCGGTTCTGCCCCCGGAAATGCAGGCCGGAGTGGAAGACTACGTGGAAAAGGCTCAAAACGCCCCCACCGAGGTGCTGCGCGGGGCAGTGGGCATGAACTGCTCCATCGCCCTGACCCATATCATGCTCCGGGCCACTGAGATGGACCTGGGCACATGTTGGATCGGCATGTACGATGAAGAGGCCCTGCGCCAGCGCTTCAACCTGCCGCAGCAGGCCGCAGTGATGGCCTTGCTGGCGGTGGGCCGGCCGGCTGAATCCCCAGAGCCCAGACCCAGAAAAGCCATGGAGGAAATCATCCTGGACTGA
- a CDS encoding DUF6691 family protein, whose amino-acid sequence MKLIIIGLITGILFGFLLQKARVVRYDKQLGALRLLDMTIIKFMFSTVLVSMVGIYLLYDLGQVDLSIKTTIMGANIIGAILFGLGWGMLGYCPGTSLGALGEGRLDALWGILGMIAGAAVFAQAYPVLKNTVYAWGDYGKITLPQVLNISHWPVILAFIIIGLLLFVWFERKGL is encoded by the coding sequence ATGAAACTTATAATAATCGGCTTAATTACCGGCATTCTGTTTGGCTTTCTGCTGCAGAAAGCCCGGGTGGTGCGCTACGACAAGCAGCTGGGCGCCCTGCGTCTTTTGGACATGACCATTATCAAATTCATGTTCAGTACCGTCCTGGTAAGCATGGTGGGAATATATCTTCTCTATGACCTGGGACAGGTGGATCTGTCCATTAAGACCACCATCATGGGAGCCAACATAATCGGGGCCATCCTTTTCGGACTGGGCTGGGGCATGCTTGGATACTGTCCAGGGACCTCTCTCGGGGCTCTTGGCGAAGGCCGTCTGGACGCTTTGTGGGGAATCCTGGGCATGATAGCCGGAGCAGCCGTATTCGCCCAAGCCTATCCAGTGCTTAAAAACACGGTCTATGCCTGGGGGGACTACGGCAAAATCACCCTGCCCCAGGTGTTGAACATCAGTCACTGGCCGGTTATCCTTGCCTTTATCATTATCGGACTTCTTCTCTTTGTCTGGTTTGAAAGAAAGGGTCTGTAA
- a CDS encoding ribbon-helix-helix protein, CopG family yields MSRLTITLDDELHRALKETSARQGRSINKIIEESLHMRGIKSMDDARQLVAHARSQANCSEEEAMALSTAETRAFRN; encoded by the coding sequence ATGAGCCGTTTAACCATTACCCTTGATGACGAGTTGCACCGCGCCCTAAAGGAAACATCGGCCAGGCAGGGACGCAGCATAAACAAGATAATTGAAGAAAGCCTGCATATGCGCGGTATAAAGTCCATGGATGATGCCCGGCAACTGGTGGCTCACGCACGCTCACAGGCGAACTGCAGTGAAGAAGAGGCAATGGCCCTGAGTACGGCAGAAACCCGTGCCTTTAGAAATTAA
- a CDS encoding putative toxin-antitoxin system toxin component, PIN family has product MIRRIFVVDTNVLVAGVITSRPDAPTARLVDAMLEGRIVYLLSPELLREYEQVLMRPAIARLHGLSSPDIETILTEITANAIWREPLADTKHSAPDAKDSHIWALLANEAQAILITGDKPLIDNPRPGSSVITPASWVDHFD; this is encoded by the coding sequence ATGATCAGAAGGATCTTTGTCGTTGATACCAACGTCCTGGTTGCCGGGGTCATTACTTCCAGACCTGACGCACCTACCGCCAGGCTCGTGGATGCCATGCTGGAGGGACGAATAGTTTATCTGCTGTCCCCTGAACTTCTACGGGAGTATGAACAGGTACTTATGCGCCCTGCAATAGCGCGACTGCATGGCTTAAGCAGCCCTGATATTGAAACAATACTGACTGAAATCACCGCCAACGCAATCTGGCGTGAACCGCTTGCGGATACGAAGCACTCGGCCCCGGATGCCAAGGATTCTCATATTTGGGCTCTCCTGGCCAACGAAGCTCAAGCCATTCTTATTACCGGCGACAAGCCACTCATTGACAACCCACGGCCAGGGAGTTCCGTTATTACCCCAGCCTCCTGGGTGGATCATTTTGACTAA
- a CDS encoding P-II family nitrogen regulator yields MDNFDLIVTIVNKNTSEPLIKASKKAGAEGGTIIYGRGTGIRETKTLLGIPIQPEKEIILTIVSQDISEKVHQAIMDAGHLDKPGAGISFVVELKKVSGICHLCTLDQAPDKQED; encoded by the coding sequence ATGGATAATTTTGATCTCATAGTCACTATTGTAAACAAAAATACAAGCGAACCCCTGATCAAGGCCTCCAAAAAAGCCGGGGCAGAAGGCGGCACCATTATCTACGGCCGCGGTACAGGTATCCGGGAAACCAAGACATTGCTGGGCATACCCATCCAGCCGGAAAAAGAAATCATTCTGACCATAGTTTCCCAGGACATCTCAGAAAAAGTGCATCAGGCTATCATGGACGCCGGCCACTTAGACAAGCCCGGGGCAGGCATATCCTTTGTTGTGGAGCTCAAAAAAGTATCCGGAATATGTCACCTGTGCACTCTGGACCAGGCCCCGGACAAGCAGGAGGACTGA
- a CDS encoding J domain-containing protein, whose protein sequence is MYLAWKEQNKKRYYVIRQSVLSQGVYVSRDLMDLGHDPSVFLEYPGGRSFYIHEQVEEQLNASGTAWDYGDLEDVFWPFVSPDIKRSLQGFKSRDARNARIPELTHQEDEFIRNRLHIIDKRRYNYLRLGELDQSKLTRIPTKFYRPLAFKSRDELEHLFINMEGSLNPSEYSLYVYSFFYLRRFFDEIIAGKMPQGLDQHRLDRLFLQEVCRLDRDVSFWKGHARKKGLHKYLRRYVIMYFDYPFSTGNILQEHIRDFMARNRAGFEQPRPAKKEPGMEEVGTILGMSVQKLKKMSMRELTRIYRRRALKMHPDKGGDHEEFIRLNEAYQTLLKKIRPGT, encoded by the coding sequence GTGTATCTGGCCTGGAAAGAGCAGAACAAAAAAAGATATTACGTTATCCGCCAGTCTGTGCTCAGTCAGGGGGTGTATGTATCCAGGGATCTAATGGACCTTGGCCACGACCCGTCTGTTTTTCTTGAGTACCCCGGGGGCAGGAGCTTTTATATACACGAGCAGGTGGAGGAGCAGCTAAACGCCTCCGGCACTGCCTGGGATTACGGGGACCTGGAGGATGTATTCTGGCCTTTTGTGAGTCCGGACATAAAAAGATCCCTGCAGGGCTTCAAGTCCAGGGACGCAAGAAATGCCAGGATTCCGGAGCTTACCCACCAGGAAGACGAATTCATCCGCAACCGGCTGCACATTATTGACAAGCGCCGCTACAACTACCTGCGCCTGGGGGAACTGGACCAGTCAAAACTCACCCGTATACCCACAAAGTTCTACCGGCCACTGGCCTTCAAATCCAGGGATGAACTGGAGCATCTGTTCATAAACATGGAAGGCAGCCTCAATCCCTCTGAATACTCCCTGTATGTATATTCATTTTTCTATCTGCGCCGCTTCTTTGATGAAATCATAGCCGGGAAGATGCCCCAGGGCCTGGACCAGCACAGACTGGACCGCTTGTTTTTACAGGAAGTCTGCCGGCTGGACCGGGACGTTTCCTTCTGGAAGGGCCATGCAAGGAAAAAGGGCCTGCATAAGTATCTCAGGCGCTATGTGATCATGTATTTCGATTATCCCTTTTCTACGGGCAATATCCTGCAGGAACATATCCGGGACTTCATGGCCCGCAACCGGGCCGGGTTTGAGCAGCCCCGACCGGCCAAGAAGGAGCCGGGCATGGAGGAGGTGGGTACCATCCTGGGCATGTCCGTGCAGAAACTGAAAAAAATGTCTATGAGGGAACTCACCAGGATCTACCGCCGCCGGGCCCTGAAAATGCACCCGGACAAGGGAGGGGATCATGAGGAATTCATCAGGTTGAATGAAGCCTATCAGACCCTGCTGAAAAAGATTCGGCCAGGAACATGA
- a CDS encoding DUF1538 domain-containing protein has product MTSEFKEGLIEVVQAVLPITAVVILLQVLLISMPWEEFARFLIGVLFVMSGLLLFLQGVKIGLLPMGEAIGAELPKHGSLIFLLFFAFILGYAVTMAEPDVWVLAGYVDTVSEGMVSRYILVLFVALGVAIFVTLAMLRIVLNIPIAYIFAGGYTLILILSYFTPTDFVPISFDAGGVTTGPVTVPFILALGLGVTAVLGGKSSFNDGFGLIGLASIGPVLSVMILGIIYS; this is encoded by the coding sequence ATGACCAGTGAATTCAAGGAAGGACTTATTGAGGTAGTTCAGGCGGTGCTGCCCATAACCGCAGTGGTAATCCTGCTGCAGGTGCTGCTTATCTCCATGCCCTGGGAAGAATTCGCCCGTTTTCTCATCGGGGTCCTTTTCGTCATGTCCGGCCTGCTGCTCTTTCTGCAGGGAGTCAAGATAGGTCTTCTGCCCATGGGCGAAGCCATCGGCGCAGAGCTGCCCAAGCACGGCTCGCTTATCTTTCTTCTCTTTTTCGCCTTCATTCTGGGCTATGCCGTAACCATGGCCGAACCCGATGTATGGGTCCTGGCCGGATATGTGGACACGGTCTCCGAAGGAATGGTCAGCCGGTACATCCTGGTGCTTTTCGTGGCTCTGGGAGTGGCCATTTTCGTCACCCTGGCCATGCTGCGTATTGTTTTAAACATACCCATCGCCTATATCTTCGCCGGTGGATACACTCTGATCCTGATTCTGTCCTACTTCACCCCTACTGATTTTGTGCCCATTTCCTTCGATGCCGGAGGGGTGACCACAGGACCGGTTACAGTGCCTTTTATCCTGGCTCTGGGCCTGGGTGTTACGGCTGTTCTTGGAGGAAAATCCTCCTTTAATGACGGTTTCGGACTAATCGGCCTGGCCTCCATTGGACCTGTTTTAAGCGTTATGATTCTGGGGATAATTTACTCATGA
- a CDS encoding P-II family nitrogen regulator: MKKLEIITRPFKVEAVKEALAGMGIKGMTLTDVKGFGRQMGHKEIYRGAEYDVDFLPKVKIEVILDDANVDQAVEAAIKAARTDKVGDGKIFVYSVENAIRIRTGESGDEAI, translated from the coding sequence ATGAAAAAACTGGAAATTATTACCCGGCCGTTCAAGGTTGAAGCAGTCAAAGAAGCACTGGCGGGTATGGGCATAAAAGGCATGACCCTCACCGACGTCAAGGGCTTCGGACGACAGATGGGGCACAAGGAGATATACCGCGGAGCGGAATACGACGTGGACTTTCTGCCCAAGGTGAAAATTGAAGTCATCCTGGATGATGCCAATGTGGACCAGGCCGTGGAGGCCGCCATAAAGGCGGCCAGGACCGACAAGGTGGGCGACGGCAAGATATTCGTCTACAGTGTGGAAAACGCCATCCGCATCAGGACCGGAGAGTCCGGAGACGAAGCCATCTGA